The genomic region AACCTTTCCTAATTACAATGGTCTTCTAATCTACATGGcaacatagttttattttaacaggAGCTCAGACAGGTATCTGGGAATGACAGATTAGCCCTGAATGTGTTTAATCATTGAGcccagagcattttttttttttttttttttagtattggcAAGCCTTGTTCCATAAAAGCTCATATAATCTTGCCTAAttctaaattttctcttaaataGTATCAGTTATGTCAGATGCTtaatatgggtttttttttgggggggcgggaatcattaggtctatttgtttatttattgttagggtttttttttttttttaaatggaggctggggattgaacccaggacccagtgcatgctaagcatgtgctctgccacttgagttataccctcctccccaataTGGTTTTATTTAACTGATTTTGCCATTCAGTACAATTAATGATGTTACAAACAGTTTTTATGATTGGCCAGTTAGCTGgtagttttaaaaagttattataaagGAATTAATTTCAGTATCAGtttacttcataaatatatattttgttttaagggTATGTCATCGTGAAAAATGagaatttcctcatttatgaaaAAACCTATTTCTGGGGGGGGAATAGAAGACTAATTCTTTCCTTACATAATTATTAGATTCAAAAACCACTTTTACATTAAGTTGATTTGCGTTTCGAGAGATGTGATTTTATCAGAATACGTCCAAATTCAAGTTTCTCAAAAGATCTGTAAAGTAACACCATGTataatttgttctcttttttcacattcttttcttctcctggTCTATTGTAAGACAGAGCTGGCAGCCGCAGGTTGTGTCAGGACCCATAGAAAGTCCCTACCGCCTAGAACGTCTTCCAGCCAGCGTTATCTTTTCTTTGAATAGATGAATGAGTGCTGCTTCCATCTAAGCACATTTAGGTGAAGTTGAGTCAACAAACTTTGTTGTACAGACTTTGCCCCTTGGTTTTACAAAGCCAGAGTAAGTTTGGGCTCCTTATTCTACAGAATTATAAACCAAAGCTAATAAAACACACTCACAGCCACAAATGTTCTAACCCTAGTTctagagaaataaaattgaagtaGTAGAactaaactaattttaaaagcttttaactATATTGATTAAATCCCATTAATATGTATGTAAGTTAGATTAAAGGCTTTTTGGATGGGATATAGAAGCAGTGATTTCTTATGATTTTAATCCTCTCTTAAGACACAACTGGTTAATTATCCACAGATAGACTGTAGTCTAAGACTGTGATTTCTAGTATGGATTTTGCTGTAACAAAGTTGCATTAATCCCAGAACAGTAGAATTGTGGAACAGTTATTAAAGTTAGAATTCTAAGCGAGCACTCTGCACTGCATCTCCTAGATGGTCAATCAGCTCTCGGTGAAGTAGTAAATAACTGcatgtacccattttacagattaggaagtTCAGGTCAGAGACGctacataaaacattttaagggTATAAAGTTCATTGGTAGCAGTGATGATACAAATTCTAAAGAATTAGGAAGCCTGTGTAAGGAAAATTGAGTTTATACTATTAAGACCAAGGGAATGCTTATTACTTCACAAATTCTGGAAGTGGAGGTTAGCAAAGCCAGCTGAAGGACAGGCATTGGGCTGTGGCAGCAGGGAGGTTCCGGGGTGCTTGCTCGTGTGAGCAGGGGACCAGTGTCCGCGGACGGCTGCACTGGCACTTCCTCAGTGATTCACAGAGGAGTTGACAGTCCCTCTCACAATTTCCTCTCTGAGACTAAACCTCTAACTCCAGGACACACCCGGAGGACAAGAGTCGCTGTCCTCAGAAAACAGGTGAAAAAAGCCTCCATCCTTTAGTCAAAACAAGTGaggggcaaagaaaaaaaaaaaacagttgaaatGATTTTGTTCAGGATTTAATTTTCACAGAGTGAAAAGGTTGCTTCAGGCATAAATTTGAcactataaaatgggaataaggtGGTAATATgcaagtatgtgtgtgtttcatgtgcacatgtatgtatgcatatatatgtatatatatgtaaatgtgtgtgtgtgtatatatatatatttgtttggtttggttttttgttttttgtttttagttctggAAGGAGGACCTCTCACTGGCACTTATAGATTGGCTCACTTTCACTTCCACTGGGGTTCGTCTGATGGACAAGGTTCTGAGCACTCCGTGGATAAAAAGAAATACGCTGCAGAGGTAAGTTACactttctttcttccaaaaaCTTAATTTTGTAAATTCAGCTCCAACCACAGGAATCACCTCTTTTACCAAAGACCTTCACATTTGCTTCTTATAATCTTTACTTGTGATATTAAGACTAATGCTGCAAAAGTTTCTCTGTGACCTCCAAGGATACCATTTGCAAAAAGTTAATGGATTCAGATTGGAAGGTCCTGTTTTAATGTCCATCTAGAAATAAATTTTGTGCCTTCTCTCAAAAAGATGCAACTCTTTGTCTTAGAGTTATTGATAATACCACTTGCTTTTATGCCAAGTAGTGGataattagaaattttttttttaagtttaggttAAAAATGATCcactttccccctttcttttgtAACCTCTACCTGCGAAGAAAAGATGCTTAGATAGTTCCATAGGCTTTTATCATGTAAATCATTCATTGTTTGTGATTCTGTCTCTCCTGCTTTAGCTTCACTTTGTTCACTGGAACACCAAATATGGGGATTTTGGAAAAGCTGTACAACAACCTGATGGACTGGCtgttttgggtatttttttgAAGGTTAGTTGATGGCCTcatttcccacccaccccccataTTTTCAAGAAAGATTAACCAGACAGAACACTCATCACAAACAGGACATTCGGCAAAGAGCCTAGGAAATGCCTTTGACTCTGAAGTATTTTTAGCCTTACTTTCCATTTCGATCTGTTAGTAGCAGTAGAGATGCAGGTCAAAAGGACAGTCTGAGAGGTGCTTATTAGGTACCATGGCGATGTCGAGGTAAAGGATGTATACACGTGTGATGTGAAATGAGAAGGAGGTATGCTTTGGATGAATGCTAagcttcttgtttttgtttttgtttttttccgtTCACCTTTAAGCCAGATAGCACTGTATCACGGTAGACAATGCTGAATTAAGACCAAATTTTAGAGGCGGGAAGAGCAGTTGACTCTGTATTGAAGGATTCAGGCAACAGCAGTAGGATATTAGGGTTGAACTGCCCTCTGGGCGGTTGTAAACCCAGTGGAGAAAGGTCTGGGCAGCAGATTCACGGGTCCAGAAATCACGTGTCAAGGTGGAAGCTACAGGTGTCTATGAAATCATCCAAGGAAAGCACCAAGAAGGAGAGGGCAAAGCTGCTGAGCAAGCAACcctaagaaactgccaaatgtaAGGCGTCTAAGGCTGTGGGAAGGATGCTAATTAAATGACTTAAAAGGAATACAGGAGTCAAGGGAGATTTGGGAGGCTGGAGGACAGAAGGAAAGCCACAGGaggggagaatttttaaaaggaaggaagatgaTAGTGTAAAATCCTGCAAGAAGAGTGAGATAAGCACTTGACCGGGGCTCTTTGCCTTGGCAGTTGGGGGGATGGGTCCCTGGTGACGGGGAATTATAGAGGCAGAAGCAGGAGGTGGTCAATGAAAGTAGGAAAGTGTGGTGCCGGTGGAATCAAACTAAGATTGATGGGTGGCGTGGAGCCGGTGGGGGGTTTTGGTTTACAATTTGGAGAAACTTTATGATAGAGGGGCCCAAATCAAAACTGGAATACAGTATCTTTTTCCTCGTGTCTTTCTATAGATTGGCGATGCTAAACCAGGCCTCCAGAAAGTCGTTGATGCGCTGGGTGCCATTAAAACAAAGGTACAGTTGAACCTTTCTGCCATCTCAGTACGGTATCTATTTTCCATACCCCACcggttttggaaaattcttttgcTCCAATTGAATAGCCTCGGTTGACGCGTGGTGCTGGGATGAGTAGTTAATAAAGCGAAAATGTtgcttatgtgtttatttatcttATCTTTGTCCAAGATTTGGTCCTAATGCTTGCATAATTTTAAGACCTGTATTAATTTCATCTTGCACCCCATCATTTGAACATCCGTATGCAAGAGTCAGAGAGTCTCATGATTACAAGGAGGCTGAAAGATCATCTGGTCAAATTATTCGCTCATTCATAGGGCAGATATTTCTTGAGTGCTGACTGCCTGCCAGTCACATTGTTAATCTAGTAAATACAGTGGTGGAGACCACAAATAAGGCCCTGCTTCATGGAGATTTATATTGTGACCTCTTTGAATTCATCCATCCCGTATATAAATATCCTCTCCGCAGCATAGTGGTGTTGAAGTCATAGAGCATCTGCTCCAACACTATCATGACCAGTGGCAGCCTGGCTTCATAAAGCTCATGCTCAAATTGAAGCAGCATCTGTCTTCTGAAATGCTCACCTGTTACCCCCTAGCTTGACCCCCTTAATTCATATAGGATAAACCTGCTGTGacaatgctaattcaaaaagatatctgtacccctgtgttcactgcagcattatttacaatatccaagacatggacaTAGCCCAAGTGTCCAataacaaatgactggataaagaaaatatggtgtgtgtgtatatatacacatacacacaatggattcagccataaaaaagaacgaaatcatttgtcacaacatggatggaccttgagggtgttAGGCTAAGTGAGATGAGTCAGACAAAggaagacagatactgtatgaactcatctgtggaatctaaacaaacagaacaaaacaaacagctcaaagatacagagaacagattggtggctgccagaggtgggagggagagggcatgGGTGAAAAGGGTCAGAAAGTACACATTTCCAGTTAAGAAATGAATGAGTCTTGAGGAtgcaatgtacagcatggtgacctaCAGCTAATAATGCtgattgcatatttgaaagttgctaagaaagtagatctaaaagttcttatcacaagaaaaaaatctgcaactATATAAGTTGACaggtgttaactagacttactgtgggtgatcatttcacaatatgtttaaatactgaattattgcattgtatacctgaaattaatataatgttgtatgtcaattatacctcaaaaaccCCACCCTAACCTTCCTCCCACTTGACCCTATCCTCTGTCGGCCTTTCACCTTCCCCAAGGCTAATTATCTTTCGTCCCCTTTAACTAGGCTTCCATGACAGTTTTCTCTTTGCAGCAGAGCTCCTGTTCCTCTCCCAGTAACTCATTCCTGCTGCTTTTGTTCCTCTGAAAGCATAACGTCCAGAACTGAATTCAGTTCTTCCGTTCTGACCGAGCCGTCAAATAGGAGAGCAAGACAATGGCTCCTCATCAGGGACACTGTCTTTGTCGTTATCTCAACCGAAAACTGCATCATCTCAGGGGCAGCAGTTTCACTTCAAACACTGGATATGAGCAGTTAATGACTTGATGAAAACTATAAGGGCTCTTTCTagggggcaggaggagaaaaTGGACATGTGAAATTAAGTCGGtttctcttgctcatttctgCTGAGCTCAATTTCCCTGTCCGATgtcttctctttaatttctttttattctgttttctggtGAACGTGgaatttctctgggaaaaaaaaaagttctctggCTAGCACAGGGGAGTATTTCTGTttcccagccctctccctcccgCCTCCTCTGATCTTGTGTCGTTTTTAACCTGTGTATTTGCCTCGTTGCAGGGTCAGAGTGCTGACTTCACTAACTTTGATCCTCGTGGCCTCCTTCCTCAAAACCTGGCCTCTTACTGGACCTACCCGGGCTCACTGAccacccctcctctccaggaAAGCGTGATCTGGATTGTGCTCAAAGAACCCATCGCTGTTAGCAGTGAGCAGGTCTGTTTTCTAAAGATGGGGCATTCCTTCAGACCAGGCAGAAAGGCTtggcctttggagtcagacagaggGGTTTGatcctcctcctgctgcttctaGCTGCGGAACTCACCCCCTGCAACAGTGCTTAGCAAATAATCTGCACTCAATACGTATTTGTGGTTATTAACTGTAACCTTaggcagtttttttctttttttcactctgagATTGGATAAAAttgaggattacatgagaaaGGTGTCTGTCAcctaataaatgctttttttttttttgtaagctatgagaaaactgaggcccagaacaAAGAGATTTTGCATTCAAGGGTACATAGGTGTTGGTGATAATTCCCAGCCTCCTGCTCCCTCACCTAAGAGCTTACTGCAGTTTTATTTATGTCAGAATGCATTTCGGAATTCTGACAAAGATGAGGGTCATCCTTTGGAGAAAAGTAGCTATTAAAAGTCACTCCAGGTGGCCTTAGCAGCTTAGAGCAGACACACATACGTTTCCTACACAGGTACATTTCCTGCAGTGGTGTCGTTAAGTGATCAGTGCACTGCGGCAGTTGACTGCCATGGAAGCAGATTTCCTGGGGAATGACTGAGGGGATATTACTGGACCAAAGAGATCAGGTTCAAGCCTATTGATTGATGGGGAGCTACACTGCTTCCCAAACCACCCTTCTTCACTTACATCAAGTCTTGCTTAAGGAAAGAGACGTGCTCCTTTGTAAAAACAACCTCAGAGAAGGAGACCAGTTGCCTTTGTCCCATCATTGCTCCGGGAACTGACACAAATTTATCAGGGAATAAAAATTAACTAACGATAAGGATTTGAAATCCCAGCCGGGGCAAATTCATGTCTGTTTCTGTAGATTTAAGCAGAGATGTTAGATGATCATTTGGCCCGGTGCTTACAGATCCTGGATCACAGGGTCTGATCATCCAGATGCTGTAGTTTATCTTCTCTGGGgcagaaaacaaaactttaatttggatttaaaattgttattgttattttaccTCTCAGAAGTATTTGACAGGCTTTTTGATGTGTGATTGTAAGaattaagaggaaaaacaaactcACTGAAAATTTCCTTCCAAATGACAGCAAGATTTTGTATGTATTTGACAGAAAAGGATTTGTTAGATAAAAGTATACACATATAATCTCTATGTAATTATTTATCTATTGGGAATCAAATTACATTTTGGACATTGATACGTGGTACTGTGAATGTTGGGGAATCTATTTCAAGAGACAACACAAGCACATAATTGAATACCATTGTGAcatgtttcctttcagtctttcaatctttgatttttgtcttttaggTGGCGAAATTCCGTACCCTTAGCTTCAGCGCGGGGGGCGAACCCGAGGACCCGATGGTGGACAACTGGCGCCCGACTCAGCCATTGAAAGGCAGACAAGTCAGAGCGTCCTTCCAGTAGGAGGGTCCCAGAGCCAGGGTCCGATGAGGAGTGTTTGGGTTTCCCTTTAGCTAAGCGCAAATCTACCTTGGTGAATTGGACCCTGGCTGCTTTGAGTCTGATTTTCTAGGCCCTTCATCTCTCACTTGACATGATTACTACTAAAATGTGAAAACCTAGACCAACTGAGATGCTTGAAGAATTGCTGGGATTGGGGCTTTGCTGTATTGGGAGTGGCCTTTCTGTAACAGGGAATATAGTATAAGGAGTAAGAGAATAGCCTTGATTTTGTTCACAGCACGTGGAGTGAGGCTCACTCACACCAAAAGGCTGTTTTTATAACACAGGAAAATAGAATGAGTGCAAATCCATATAATGAGACAGACTGAACTGTGCAGAATAAATCAGGTGAAACAGTCATGATGCTATCTAATGTAAACCTGATAAAGAAAATGTCCATGATTCCAAAAtagtatatgaaagaaaaatttttaatttttatctatttgcAGCAATGTTATCTTAAATAGGAATTGTGCTATAATTTAGAGACTTTTGAATTTACAGAGCTGTAAATGAAGTACTATCTTAAAAATTGTTATAGTTGTGATACAGAGTATATTTCCATTCAGATAACAAATCATAACTtcataaatattgtattttaGATATATTCTCTAATAAAAATCTGGAATTCTATTTGGGGTGATTTTATTTGATGCTGGGCAGTGGGTAAGAACGGAGGAGCAAATTTCTCCTTATATCATTCACATTAATTCATTATTAATAATAAGCCATCATCGTTGGCTTACTCATAATTGAAGGAGTCTCCGTAATGGGAAAAACCCAGGTCATGTATTGTTTGCcaagcactgttttaagtgcCTTCTGAGCACTCACTCATGTGAT from Camelus dromedarius isolate mCamDro1 chromosome 30, mCamDro1.pat, whole genome shotgun sequence harbors:
- the CA2 gene encoding carbonic anhydrase 2, with the protein product MSHHWGYGKHNGPEHWHKDFPNAKGDRQSPVDFDTKAVVYDPSLKPLSVRYDQATSRRIVNNGHSFNVEFDDSQDKAVLEGGPLTGTYRLAHFHFHWGSSDGQGSEHSVDKKKYAAELHFVHWNTKYGDFGKAVQQPDGLAVLGIFLKIGDAKPGLQKVVDALGAIKTKGQSADFTNFDPRGLLPQNLASYWTYPGSLTTPPLQESVIWIVLKEPIAVSSEQVAKFRTLSFSAGGEPEDPMVDNWRPTQPLKGRQVRASFQ